In Myxococcales bacterium, the genomic stretch GAAGGCCAGGCTGTAACCGGAACCGGCGGCGATGACCAGGGTCTCCACGTCCCCCTGGCCCACCGCATCCAATGCTGCCATCGTCACTATAAATGTCCCCGTGTTGGTGTAGGTGAAGGACGCTGCGGGCAGCCTCGGCCACCTCTTCGTCGCTGAGGCTCAGAATGCTCTCGGGATAGAGGTTCCAGAAGTCGTCGGCGAAATTGAAGCGCACCAGTTGTGAAATGGAATCTGAGATCGCGTTGGCTGTTTCCCACTTTCCGGGCAGGGAAAGGGTGCGCATGTTTTTGGCTCGTTCGATTTCGTCTGGGGTCGGCGGGCGGGTTGTGATGATTTCGCGCAGTTCGCGATCGATCTCTCTCATCGCAGGGGCGGTCTTGTCGGTCTGTACTTCCGAATACACCAAGAAGGGTCGTTGGCCCCGGGCTCCGATAAACACGCTGTGCGCCCCGTACGTCCAGTGTTTTTCTTCGCGTAAGTTCCTGTTGATGCGGGAATTGAAGCCGCTGCCGAGAATCTCGTTCATGATCTCGAGCGCCGGTTCGAGTTTGTTGTCCTTGGCTGGGGCGATGTGTCCGGCAAACACCATCGACTGAATCGATCTGGGTCGGTCGATCAAGTAGATCGCAGATTGGCTTTGTAGTGCCGTGTGTTCGATGTTCTTGTTCGGCACATCTTGGGGCTTCCATTTCTTGAACAATCTTTCGAGTTTGGGAACAATCTCGAGAGCCGTCGTGTCTCCGACTACCACGAGCGTCGAAGCGTTGGGTCTGAACCAACGTTCGTGAAATTTGCGCAAGTCGGCTTCACTGAGCCCGCCCACCGATGTCGCGGTGCCCGAACCTGTGAAGGGCAGCCCATAAGCGTGCTTCGCTCCATAGAGCAATTGGGGGAAAACTCGCAGCGCAATTTTCATGGGTGTCACTTTTTCGTTCTCGATGTCCGAGAGCTGCATCGCTCTTTGACGCTCGAATTCGTCTGCAGCAAAGGTCGGGTTGAGAATGACGTCGGCGAATATGTCGAGCGCCGGGTCGAGTTGTTCCCGCATGGCAGAGAGTTCGACGATCGACTGGTCGAGATTTGCGCTGGTGGAAAGCTCGGCGCCGAGGTCGGCCAACTGGTCGCTGATCTCGAGTGCGGTTCGCCGCTTCGTGCCCAGGGACATCATGTTGGTCGAGAGTTTCGAGGTTCCCGGCGCGATACCGTGGTCGGCTGAATAGCCGGCGTCGACCAGAAGCTTGACGGACACGGTGGGCACCGCGTGCCGCTCGACGATGATGATCTCGAGTCCGTTGGTAAGGGTCGCGCGTTCGAGTGGGGGAAACGAGACCAACGGCTGCGGTCCGACCGCCGGAAGTCGTGAGCGGTCGACCTGGCTCGTGTGCGTCTCGCCCTGGAACTGGGGATGAATTTCCAGAACAAAGACACCGTCATGAAGCCAACGCTTGAGGGATTGCTTTATGTCGCTCCGAGACGCCCGGGCGATCCGATCGAGGCTTTCGAGGTAGGCATCAGGGCTTCCGAAATAGACTTCGCTCTGGGCCAGGATGTCGGCTTTTCCACCGAACCCGCCAATCGACTCGATGCCCCGGATGAAGTCAGAGTGAATTTGAGTCTTGCTGCGTTCCAGTTCACTGCGCGTCGGCCCGTCTTTGATGAATGCTGCGAGTACCTCGTCGAGGATTGTTTCGACCTGCCTTGGATCCGCGCCGGGGGCTACTGTGGCCCCGACCGCGAACAGGCTGCCGAGTTCTCGTTCCCAAATGAACGCGGATACATCGGTTGCAATCTGGTCTTCATACACGAGCCGTTTGTAGAGGCGTGACGATCTGCCATCGCTCAAGATGGTGCTCGCGAGGTCGAGATAGTCCGCGGTGGCAGTGCCAATTTGCGGGACGTTCCAAACCTTGATGATGCGAGACTGGGGAACCCGGTCGAAGATCTCGAGTCGTTTCTCTTCGTGCCGCTCAGCGATCCATTGGTGGTGCTGATTGACCGGCGGGCCGGGCTCGATGTCGCCAAAATATTTCTTGACCAACTGGTGGACAGCGTTTGTGTCTACGTCTCCCGCGATCGTGAGCACCGTATTGGCCGCACCGTAATAGTCCCGAAACCATTGATGAACGTCATCGAGGCTCGCGGCTTCGAGGTCTTCCATGGACCCGATGACTGGCCACCAATACGGATGTTCCTTTGGATACGCGTTCTTTCCCAGAAGTTCGATGACCGAACCGTAGGGTTGGTTCATGCGCTGGCGTTTTTCGTTTTGCACCACTCCACGTTGTTCGTCGAGCCGTTCCTGACTGATGGCGCCCAGCAGGTGCCCCATCCGGTCGGACTCCATCCAGAGCGCCAGT encodes the following:
- a CDS encoding insulinase family protein, whose translation is MSRIPALSCFTALCLAATSATATDARQIAYQKFVLDNGLTLIVHEDHKAPIVAVNLWYHVGSKNELPGKTGFAHLFEHLMFEGSEHYDDEFTIPFDRVGATEQNATTSNDRTNYFENVPKNALELALWMESDRMGHLLGAISQERLDEQRGVVQNEKRQRMNQPYGSVIELLGKNAYPKEHPYWWPVIGSMEDLEAASLDDVHQWFRDYYGAANTVLTIAGDVDTNAVHQLVKKYFGDIEPGPPVNQHHQWIAERHEEKRLEIFDRVPQSRIIKVWNVPQIGTATADYLDLASTILSDGRSSRLYKRLVYEDQIATDVSAFIWERELGSLFAVGATVAPGADPRQVETILDEVLAAFIKDGPTRSELERSKTQIHSDFIRGIESIGGFGGKADILAQSEVYFGSPDAYLESLDRIARASRSDIKQSLKRWLHDGVFVLEIHPQFQGETHTSQVDRSRLPAVGPQPLVSFPPLERATLTNGLEIIIVERHAVPTVSVKLLVDAGYSADHGIAPGTSKLSTNMMSLGTKRRTALEISDQLADLGAELSTSANLDQSIVELSAMREQLDPALDIFADVILNPTFAADEFERQRAMQLSDIENEKVTPMKIALRVFPQLLYGAKHAYGLPFTGSGTATSVGGLSEADLRKFHERWFRPNASTLVVVGDTTALEIVPKLERLFKKWKPQDVPNKNIEHTALQSQSAIYLIDRPRSIQSMVFAGHIAPAKDNKLEPALEIMNEILGSGFNSRINRNLREEKHWTYGAHSVFIGARGQRPFLVYSEVQTDKTAPAMREIDRELREIITTRPPTPDEIERAKNMRTLSLPGKWETANAISDSISQLVRFNFADDFWNLYPESILSLSDEEVAEAARSVLHLHQHGDIYSDDGSIGCGGPGGRGDPGHRRRFRLQPGLRTALFRRIPRRNCGIPGGGCAGGPRFERRGPGDNLRSRSGPSDRHTARFPFGGESARRDTNDR